Part of the Nicotiana sylvestris chromosome 2, ASM39365v2, whole genome shotgun sequence genome, TGGGCATATcttgtatagactcatcatccttcatcctaaagAGCTCATATTCCGTGGTGAGCATATCGATCTTGGACTGTTTGACCTGAGTGGTTCCTTCGTGTGTGGTTTGCaatgcttcccatatttctttggcagtgTCACAAGCTGAGACTCtattgtactcatcaggtcctatgccaCACATTAAGATTTTCTTGGCATAATAGTTCTTTTCTACAGCTTTTCTGTCAATGTCGTTGTACTCTTTTCTGCCTTTCGGCACCATTGGTCCTATTTCTTCAAGCTTCTTCATGGggacatgtggaccatcacaaatgatgtcccaTAGTTCTGAATCTTCTGCCATCATAAAATCATGCATGCGGGTTTTCCACCAGccatagtactgaccattgaatctgggaggtctgtaggttgattatccttcctcaaagttgggtagagcagccattgagatcctttctaggtattaaccttttagaaagaacccgctctgataccaattattagtttgtatgagtccccaaactatagagtacctggtcctataTGACATGATGATGAGGATTCTAtagaaaataaaagtaaagaaaacaAGGGATTTTTcagtggaaaaatcccacacaaggggatcaaaaaatcacgacctactcttgtaggattttaacttcactaacttacaatctccctattacaagccactttgcaataaccctattacaaagacttcaactaacttgtgatgctctcaccacacgCCACtttataactatcctagttacaaaggctttaaacttatgactctTCCTAGTCATAACATAAACTCGGAACTTTACAAATTTTTGG contains:
- the LOC138885401 gene encoding uncharacterized protein, which produces MAEDSELWDIICDGPHVPMKKLEEIGPMVPKGRKEYNDIDRKAVEKNYYAKKILMCGIGPDEYNRVSACDTAKEIWEALQTTHEGTTQVKQSKIDMLTTEYELFRMKDDESIQDMPTRFTSIINELHSLGDVIPKNKLIRKILSVIPGSWESKVNFITDVKDLQTLTMDELIGNLKTYEMKRKKER